One stretch of Limisphaerales bacterium DNA includes these proteins:
- a CDS encoding glycosyltransferase family 1 protein translates to MSTSPTTGFLRKPGKLRELSLNWFMLRFRLGWAREGRVQTPSDKDDLHEDARKKLKIHFWVPAETPGARIAVFNMLGSLREEVGCEELPWEITCSPNLPKQATDVLVSYKAVPPAEPLPGQPVRVLLFCDQLECLWGELKQFAGVVVHSSLPLARLVASRHTRVWFIEECEHPAEIAAGQERLAQSPPSGRPPVLAWHGHRHTLEGLLALRPLLENFAREREVRLRLISNHPAGNEQWGTPPVERVAYDDEAFAALAGEARLGLTPTRNHRMKHCLFKPSSRLRRLYALGVPAIGESRCPMVREFAGELPTPHPCANSPAEWARLLHHYWDHPEALDALARAGHEHVLKNYAMSRYARQWIQFLAQIFSFKT, encoded by the coding sequence TTGAGCACTTCGCCAACAACCGGCTTTCTTCGCAAGCCAGGCAAGCTTCGCGAGCTGAGCCTGAACTGGTTCATGCTGCGTTTCCGGTTGGGGTGGGCCCGCGAAGGCCGAGTCCAGACACCCAGCGACAAGGACGATTTGCACGAAGACGCCCGGAAGAAACTGAAGATTCATTTCTGGGTGCCCGCCGAGACTCCCGGGGCCCGCATTGCCGTGTTCAACATGTTGGGCAGTTTGCGGGAAGAGGTGGGGTGCGAAGAGCTGCCGTGGGAAATCACCTGTAGCCCCAATCTTCCCAAGCAAGCCACCGATGTGCTCGTTAGCTATAAAGCCGTGCCTCCCGCCGAACCGCTGCCCGGCCAGCCGGTGCGGGTGCTGTTGTTTTGTGATCAATTGGAATGTCTCTGGGGCGAGTTGAAGCAATTCGCAGGCGTGGTCGTTCATTCCAGCTTGCCCTTGGCCCGCCTGGTGGCCAGTCGGCATACGCGGGTTTGGTTCATCGAGGAATGCGAGCACCCCGCCGAAATCGCGGCGGGGCAAGAACGCCTCGCCCAGAGCCCGCCCTCCGGCCGCCCGCCGGTGCTCGCGTGGCACGGCCACCGGCACACCCTTGAGGGACTGCTAGCATTGCGCCCTCTGCTGGAAAACTTCGCGCGTGAAAGGGAGGTCCGGCTGCGGTTGATCTCCAACCATCCGGCCGGCAACGAACAATGGGGCACCCCGCCCGTGGAACGGGTTGCCTATGACGACGAAGCCTTCGCCGCCCTTGCCGGAGAGGCGCGGCTTGGATTGACCCCCACGCGCAACCACCGGATGAAACACTGCCTGTTCAAGCCGTCCTCCCGGCTGCGGCGGCTTTACGCCTTGGGCGTGCCGGCGATTGGCGAAAGCCGCTGTCCCATGGTTCGGGAGTTTGCCGGAGAATTGCCGACCCCTCATCCCTGCGCGAACTCCCCCGCGGAATGGGCACGCCTGCTGCATCATTATTGGGACCACCCCGAGGCACTCGACGCCTTGGCCCGTGCCGGCCATGAACACGTTTTAAAAAACTATGCCATGTCCCGTTACGCCCGCCAATGGATCCAGTTTCTTGCCCAAATCTTTTCTTTCAAAACGTAA
- a CDS encoding DUF1501 domain-containing protein, translating to MNPFIDQPFLSRRAALKSAACGFGSLAFGALAHRAAAKDNLLAAKLVHHVPKAKRVIFLFMAGGVSHVDSFDYKQKLIDDDGKMVRFDDARTLAKTRKIVEHAVKKPLWKFKNYGQCGQPVSELFPHMAKHVDDLCILKGMHTEGVAHGPSTLFMHSGTINLIRPSMGSWVNYGLGTENENLPGFISIGPSMGNGGPRNYSNAFLPAAYQGTPIGRAGIPAKDSTIQNITAPGIDPKEQQKQFELLRALNAEQAKRRPGDDELNAVIGSFELAWRMQNNAPGILDLSKENPKTLAMYGIDQKPTDNFGRYCLMARRLSEAGVRYVQVNYTDNGNNPSWDQHSNMPKHMEHARASDQPVAALLTDLKQRGLLDDTIVWWGSEFGRTPYAQNKGTGRDHNPDGFTVWLAGGGIKPGIAHGNTDEYGHHAVEGKVHMHDLHATLLHQLGLNHEKLTYRYDGRDFRLTDVHGRVVKEILA from the coding sequence ATGAATCCATTCATTGATCAACCATTTCTTTCTCGGCGAGCCGCGCTAAAAAGTGCCGCCTGCGGGTTTGGCTCGCTTGCGTTCGGTGCCTTGGCTCATCGCGCGGCGGCCAAAGACAATTTACTCGCGGCGAAGCTCGTGCATCATGTGCCCAAGGCAAAGCGCGTGATTTTTCTCTTCATGGCCGGCGGCGTGAGCCACGTGGATTCATTTGACTACAAGCAGAAGCTCATCGATGACGATGGCAAAATGGTGCGCTTCGACGACGCCCGTACGCTGGCCAAGACGCGCAAAATCGTCGAACACGCCGTCAAAAAACCGCTCTGGAAATTCAAGAATTATGGCCAATGCGGCCAACCCGTCAGCGAACTTTTCCCGCACATGGCCAAGCACGTGGACGACCTTTGCATCCTCAAAGGCATGCACACCGAAGGCGTGGCCCACGGACCGAGCACACTCTTCATGCACTCGGGCACAATCAATCTCATTCGCCCCAGTATGGGCTCGTGGGTCAACTACGGCCTCGGCACAGAAAACGAAAACCTCCCCGGCTTCATCAGCATCGGCCCCTCGATGGGCAACGGCGGTCCACGCAATTACAGCAACGCATTTTTGCCCGCGGCTTATCAAGGCACGCCCATCGGCCGGGCCGGAATTCCGGCCAAGGATTCGACGATTCAAAATATCACCGCACCGGGCATCGACCCCAAGGAACAGCAAAAACAATTCGAACTCCTGCGCGCGCTTAACGCCGAGCAAGCCAAACGCCGCCCCGGCGATGACGAACTCAACGCGGTCATCGGCTCCTTCGAGCTCGCCTGGCGAATGCAAAATAACGCGCCCGGCATTCTCGATTTGTCCAAGGAAAACCCCAAGACCCTCGCGATGTACGGCATCGACCAAAAGCCGACGGATAACTTTGGCCGCTATTGTTTGATGGCCCGCCGCCTTAGCGAAGCCGGCGTGCGCTACGTTCAAGTCAATTACACCGACAACGGCAACAACCCATCGTGGGATCAGCACTCCAATATGCCCAAGCACATGGAGCACGCCCGGGCCAGCGATCAACCCGTGGCTGCGTTGCTGACCGATCTCAAACAGCGCGGATTGCTTGACGACACCATCGTGTGGTGGGGCAGCGAATTTGGCCGCACGCCCTACGCGCAAAACAAAGGTACCGGCCGCGATCACAATCCCGATGGCTTCACCGTATGGCTTGCCGGCGGCGGCATCAAGCCCGGCATCGCCCACGGCAACACCGACGAATACGGCCACCACGCCGTCGAAGGCAAAGTGCACATGCACGACCTCCACGCCACCCTCCTGCACCAACTCGGCCTCAACCACGAAAAGCTAACCTACCGCTATGACGGCCGCGATTTTCGATTGACGGATGTGCACGGCCGCGTGGTGAAGGAAATCCTCGCATAG